One region of Synechococcus elongatus PCC 11801 genomic DNA includes:
- a CDS encoding beta strand repeat-containing protein, whose amino-acid sequence MSLLNTVTGGSGRNGLLPGVVNTVTGTVNGALDGNPNTGVVPDVLGVVGGVLSPGTSTPGTGNPNTGNGLLPGVVNTVTGTVNGALDGNPNTGVVPDVLGVVGGVLSPGTSTPGTGNPNTGNGLLPGVVNTVTGTVNGALDGNPNTGVVPDVLGVVGGVLSPGTSTPGTGNPGTGNPGTGNPGTGNPGTGNPGTGNPGTGNPGTGNPGTGNPGTGNPGTGNPGTGNPGTGNPGTGNPGTGNPGTGNPGTGNPGTGNPGTGNPGTGNPGTGNPGTSLDFRDYQDLVAELAATDSQLGAWRNGLTPLSGKPNPDQASIQAQRLYIGYYNRAADAGGQQFWVSRLITSSDIGRASRDFANLPEAQALYPILANPNAASDEAIASFINSVFRNVFNRDVDPVGASFFLQRFKELRNSPIQGRVGEIVTQILDGAIGSDAAILTQKVALANAYTDSLILSNTPYNPEFGQNGIFSTLEAGASTTEALNVAKIVGQGKAPFLDGTIGSDTLTSFGGSTIVNFGNDTATDKLIFTSLARSGDLVQLFRTQDILAIQSSGFIGAPLPTSDPITSSVTSAINTANTILVDIRNNLNNANFNNVRFAFDLSSGSFLYDADGNFGSTSDQVTLAQLDGFSTSSINLTAANFDFIV is encoded by the coding sequence ATGAGTTTGCTAAACACTGTTACAGGCGGTTCAGGTCGCAACGGTCTCTTACCCGGTGTCGTTAATACAGTCACAGGTACAGTTAACGGTGCTCTAGACGGTAACCCAAATACTGGTGTTGTCCCTGATGTCCTCGGTGTAGTTGGTGGCGTACTCTCCCCAGGAACAAGTACCCCGGGCACAGGCAACCCAAATACTGGCAACGGTCTCCTACCCGGTGTCGTTAATACAGTCACAGGTACAGTTAACGGTGCTCTAGACGGTAACCCAAATACTGGTGTTGTCCCTGATGTCCTCGGTGTAGTTGGTGGCGTACTCTCCCCAGGAACAAGTACCCCGGGCACAGGCAACCCAAATACTGGCAACGGTCTCCTACCCGGTGTCGTTAATACAGTCACAGGTACAGTTAACGGTGCTCTAGACGGTAACCCAAATACTGGTGTTGTCCCTGATGTCCTCGGTGTAGTTGGTGGCGTACTCTCCCCAGGAACAAGTACCCCGGGCACAGGCAACCCAGGCACAGGCAACCCAGGCACAGGTAACCCGGGCACAGGTAACCCAGGCACAGGCAACCCGGGCACAGGTAACCCGGGCACAGGCAACCCAGGCACAGGCAACCCAGGCACAGGCAACCCAGGCACAGGCAACCCGGGCACAGGCAACCCGGGCACAGGCAACCCGGGCACAGGTAACCCAGGCACAGGTAACCCAGGCACAGGTAACCCAGGCACAGGTAACCCAGGCACAGGTAACCCAGGCACAGGTAACCCAGGCACAGGTAACCCAGGCACAGGTAACCCAGGCACAGGCAACCCGGGCACAAGCCTAGACTTTCGTGACTATCAGGACTTAGTTGCAGAGTTAGCTGCTACAGATAGTCAGCTAGGTGCATGGCGTAATGGACTGACACCACTCTCTGGCAAGCCCAACCCTGATCAGGCATCAATCCAAGCCCAACGACTTTACATTGGCTACTACAATCGAGCTGCTGATGCTGGCGGGCAACAGTTCTGGGTTAGTCGTTTAATTACTAGCTCAGATATTGGTCGAGCAAGCCGTGATTTTGCAAATCTACCTGAAGCTCAAGCTTTATACCCTATTTTAGCTAATCCTAATGCTGCTTCTGATGAGGCAATTGCATCCTTCATAAATAGCGTTTTTCGAAATGTTTTTAATCGAGACGTTGATCCAGTAGGCGCTAGTTTCTTCCTACAGCGTTTTAAAGAACTCCGAAATTCTCCAATTCAAGGGCGAGTAGGAGAAATTGTCACTCAAATTCTAGATGGAGCGATCGGAAGTGATGCAGCAATTTTGACTCAGAAGGTTGCCCTAGCAAATGCCTACACAGATAGTTTGATTTTGTCTAACACTCCTTACAATCCTGAGTTTGGACAAAATGGCATCTTCTCTACTCTCGAGGCGGGTGCATCAACCACTGAGGCACTAAATGTCGCCAAAATTGTCGGCCAGGGGAAAGCACCTTTCCTTGACGGAACAATAGGGAGCGACACACTCACCAGTTTTGGAGGATCAACTATTGTCAATTTTGGTAATGACACTGCTACGGACAAGCTCATTTTTACGAGTCTGGCAAGAAGTGGTGACCTCGTACAGTTATTTCGTACCCAGGATATCCTTGCAATTCAAAGTTCTGGCTTTATTGGTGCTCCATTACCCACTTCGGATCCAATTACCAGCAGTGTGACAAGCGCCATCAATACTGCCAATACGATTTTGGTTGACATTCGCAATAATCTGAATAATGCGAATTTCAACAATGTACGCTTTGCCTTCGACTTGAGTAGCGGTTCTTTCCTTTACGATGCAGACGGCAATTTTGGCAGCACATCTGACCAAGTTACCCTAGCTCAGCTAGATGGTTTCTCAACAAGTAGCATCAATCTAACGGCAGCTAATTTTGATTTCATCGTTTAG